In Setaria italica strain Yugu1 chromosome IX, Setaria_italica_v2.0, whole genome shotgun sequence, the genomic stretch ATAGGGACCAGATCGGTCACGGTTGTAGCGGTCGCCCCCGTAGCTGCCACCATCTCGGCTACGGCCAGAGTATCGGTCACCACCACGGTCAGATCCATAACgaccgctgccaccaccaccataccTGTCATCTCTACCACCATATCTGTCCCCTCTCCCATCATCCCCAGATGGGCACTCCCTAGCAAAATGACCAGGTTTTCCACACTTGAAGcagtccccgccgccgcccccgccgccgccacgcggtGCACGtccacctccgccaccaccataGTCACGGCCACGGTCATAACGAGATCCACGGTCACGATCAGAATCACGGTCACCATTACGGTCTCTACCAGGTCCTTGTGGCTGAGCTTTATCAACAGTGATGTTCCTCCCATCCAAGTCCAGTCCATTCATTCCTTCAATAGCATCCTCCATAGCTTTCTTCTCATCAAAAGTTACAAAGCCGAAACCGCGAGATCGACCAGAAAATTTGTCAAGAACCACCTGCATATTACCAATAGAATGAACTTGAAGTAACAATAATTAAGAGACCATGCTAGATAACAAATAGAATGCAAAACAAAATTGTAGAAACAACAATGTTTATATGCTAAGGGATGTTAAGTTGCAAATTACTGGATCTTTCAGTGACTTTAGTGgaggcaaagaaaaaaaaaattgcccaAGGTGTTCAGGAAGACAGGAATAAAACAGCATACAAGATCAATATTGATAACAATATTGTATTAATATTCTAGTCTTTTTTGTTAGAAACCTCTGAATATTAATCCATGTGGCAAAAAAGAATCAAGACAGAGCAAGAAGAAGACATATCAACCTATACTCTATGTATTGCAAAAGAAAATTGTTTAGGCTTTCGGCATTGTTGATTTGTAAAAACGGTTGAAATAATTGCACATACATCAAGTCATGCTCATAACTTTCCTAAGCTGTTATCAACACAATCTCCAATATTATCATCTGACGAAAAATGATAACTTCGCGCAAAATAAAGATTTAGGATTATTCATGTCACCTTTGCCTCGGTAAGGTTTCCAAATTTGCCGAATGCATCCCTGAGGCTTTCTTCAGTTGTCGACCAGGACAGGTTCCCGACAAAGCAACGGTACTCCTCAACATCAGACATCTCTTGAGCAGACAAAGAAAGACATACACTAAGAAAATAGGAAGCTAGAACGTATCAAGAATGAATACTATGTTGTGAGTACAGCAGGTAGTCCTTACTAATCAGCACATAGGCAGTAAGTACTAAGTACAACTCAACAAGTAACATCGTTCACTATTTTTTTTGTGTGGAAAATTTCCTTACATGGGATAAATTTTTCAAAAGTGTGTTGCCAGTTCGTATGTATAAGCAAATTTGGATAAAAACAGAAGTAGTAGTTGTAGGCAAGCCTCACGAGATTTAAACAGCTAACCCTTTACTGACTTATTAAACAGTTAACCCTTTATTACTGACTTATTAAACAGTTAACCTTTTACTGATTTGCAGGGACATCCGTATGTAATTAGTGCACGAAGGCAAAGATGACGCAAATCTGCACAGAACAGTTCTTTCACAAGACACAGAATACAGAAATCTAACTACGCTCGCATCGAAAGAACAGCACAGTACGGCACAGAGGTCAACTCCAGATCCATGCGAGCCTACGCATCACGGGCGGACCCAGCTTAGGGCATGGGTGCGCACATCAACGACCGATAATTTTTGCAAACAGAATCGAATTCAGTTGGTACAAAATGCATGCATATGCTGTGACTTGGTCAGATCCGGATACAGATAGCTTACGCTAGGTTCCGGGGTGCTCCGATTCGCGCAGCATGAAaggaagggaagagaaggggCTGGGGCATACCTCGTGGGTGCTCGTCGCCAGCAAAGGGCGCGGCGAAGACAGTGGtcaatggcgccgccgctcaCCAAAGGGAGAGACCGAGAGAGTAGGGAACGGGGGAAAAGAAATGGCAAGATATAGAACAGATTCGGGGAACCTGGGCTCTtctgttggtggtggtggcctcCGGGCGAGGCCGGGTTTtgtttgcagaaataaatagtcgaataaatttaaaaaatagaGGTACATCATCGTAATAAATAGTGGAAGACATTTATCATTAAATAAAATAGTGGTAAGGTTATTACCGTTAGATGAAATAATGGTAAGATCCTTACCATCCCCCATCCAATGAGCCACCCATGGATTCGAATTGCGTCGGTTTCGAGGAACTGTCGCCGTTTCATCCGACGGTAAGGGAGCTCCACCAATTGAAACGGCGGAAAGCACTCCTTACCGCTGGCTCACCCGGCGGGACCTCCCCTAATATAAACGGCGTGCGGTCGCTTCCACCCACACGCCAGCAAAAGGAGCGGAGCCagcaagggagggagggagaatgAAGGAAGGcaaggagagaagaggagaggagaggagaggagaagaga encodes the following:
- the LOC101770403 gene encoding glycine-rich RNA-binding protein RZ1A, producing MSDVEEYRCFVGNLSWSTTEESLRDAFGKFGNLTEAKVVLDKFSGRSRGFGFVTFDEKKAMEDAIEGMNGLDLDGRNITVDKAQPQGPGRDRNGDRDSDRDRGSRYDRGRDYGGGGGGRAPRGGGGGGGGDCFKCGKPGHFARECPSGDDGRGDRYGGRDDRYGGGGSGRYGSDRGGDRYSGRSRDGGSYGGDRYNRDRSGPY